The following proteins are encoded in a genomic region of Sneathiella marina:
- the alaS gene encoding alanine--tRNA ligase — MSTTNEIRSSFLEYFSKNEHEKVDSSPLIPRNDPTLLFTNAGMVQFKNVFTGQEKRPYSRAVTTQKCVRAGGKHNDLENVGRTARHHTFFEMLGNFSFGDYFKEQAIEHAWTLLTKEFGLPKDKLLVTVFHDDDEAVGHWKKISGLTDDRIIRIATSDNFWSMGDTGPCGPCSEIFYDHGDHIPGGPPGSPDEDGDRFIEIWNLVFMQFEQLNKETRENLPRPSIDTGMGLERLTAVLQGKHDNYDIDLMRTIIEASADISNKDADGEFKISHRVIADHLRSSAFLVADGVLPSNEGRGYVLRRIMRRAMRHAHMLGAKDPMIWKLVTTLVHEMGEAFPELSRAQSLITETLKVEETKFKETLDRGLKLLGDATDKLGDQEALPGDVAFKLYDTFGFPLDLTKDILKGQKRDLDEDGFDIAMAKQKAAARAAWSGSGEAATDQLWFDMHERIGASEFLGYQTDSAEGQVQAIVVNGAERETATEGDDILVVLNQTPFYGESGGQEGDHGILKSIDGFEMEVKDTQKKQDVYIHIGRVLTGSLKVGDVVETHIDVVRRTRLRAHHSATHLLHEALRQRLGEHVTQKGSLVAEDRLRFDFAHQKPMSEEEMRQVEIDVNDRIRLNAPVAVHLTTPEDAIKAGAMALFGEKYGDEVRVVSMGGLDMDKGEDRDYSTELCGGTHVSRTGDIGFLKITGEAGLAAGVRRIEAVVGQAALDYVNDREQMLFKASASLKTSPAELSTRITGLLDERKRLDRELTETRKKLATGGGGKTAEIEKIGDVGFIAHLLGDVPPRDLKPMADEIKKKLDSGVIVLIAANDGKASIVISVTDDLTSKFSAVDLVRAGSEALGGKGGGGRPDMAQAGGPNAEKGADAIAAIRAAISEAA; from the coding sequence ATGAGTACAACAAATGAAATTCGAAGCTCTTTTTTGGAGTATTTCTCCAAGAATGAGCATGAGAAAGTTGATAGCTCACCTTTGATCCCGCGCAACGACCCAACGCTGCTATTTACCAATGCGGGCATGGTTCAGTTCAAGAATGTTTTTACGGGTCAGGAAAAACGACCCTATAGCCGTGCGGTGACCACTCAAAAATGTGTTCGCGCGGGCGGCAAGCATAATGACCTGGAAAATGTCGGAAGGACGGCCCGTCATCATACTTTTTTTGAAATGCTGGGTAATTTCTCTTTTGGTGACTATTTCAAAGAGCAGGCCATCGAGCATGCCTGGACGCTGCTGACCAAGGAATTTGGCTTGCCGAAGGATAAGCTTTTGGTGACCGTTTTTCATGACGACGACGAGGCAGTCGGGCATTGGAAGAAAATCTCTGGGCTGACGGATGACAGAATAATACGGATTGCTACATCGGATAATTTTTGGTCCATGGGCGATACTGGCCCTTGCGGCCCTTGCTCGGAAATTTTTTATGATCATGGCGATCATATACCTGGCGGCCCTCCCGGTAGTCCTGACGAAGACGGGGACAGGTTTATCGAGATTTGGAATCTCGTTTTCATGCAGTTCGAGCAACTGAACAAAGAAACGAGGGAAAACCTGCCACGCCCGTCCATTGATACGGGAATGGGACTTGAACGACTTACAGCTGTTTTGCAGGGAAAACACGATAACTATGATATCGATTTGATGCGGACCATCATTGAAGCATCTGCTGATATCTCCAATAAGGATGCAGATGGCGAATTTAAAATTTCCCATCGGGTGATTGCAGATCACCTTCGATCTTCAGCCTTTCTCGTCGCTGATGGTGTATTGCCGTCAAACGAGGGGCGCGGTTACGTTCTACGCCGGATTATGCGCCGGGCGATGCGTCATGCTCATATGCTGGGTGCAAAAGATCCAATGATCTGGAAGCTGGTCACAACACTTGTTCATGAAATGGGGGAGGCTTTTCCAGAATTGTCTCGCGCTCAGTCCCTGATTACGGAGACATTGAAAGTTGAAGAAACCAAATTCAAGGAAACCCTGGATCGCGGATTGAAGCTATTGGGCGATGCGACCGATAAACTCGGGGATCAGGAAGCTCTGCCGGGGGATGTCGCTTTCAAACTTTATGATACATTCGGGTTCCCCCTCGATCTGACCAAAGATATTTTAAAAGGGCAGAAGCGGGATCTGGACGAAGACGGTTTCGATATTGCCATGGCCAAACAGAAAGCTGCCGCCCGTGCTGCCTGGTCAGGATCAGGGGAAGCAGCCACTGATCAGCTTTGGTTCGATATGCATGAACGCATCGGGGCGTCGGAATTTCTAGGATATCAGACAGACTCGGCGGAAGGTCAGGTTCAGGCCATTGTTGTAAATGGCGCCGAACGGGAAACTGCAACCGAAGGCGATGATATATTGGTCGTTTTGAACCAGACGCCGTTTTATGGTGAATCGGGCGGTCAGGAAGGCGATCATGGTATTTTGAAATCGATAGACGGTTTTGAAATGGAGGTAAAAGATACCCAGAAGAAACAGGATGTCTACATCCATATCGGTCGTGTCCTCACGGGATCCTTGAAAGTCGGCGATGTTGTTGAAACCCATATTGATGTTGTTCGCAGGACCCGATTGCGGGCCCATCATTCGGCGACCCATTTATTGCACGAAGCGCTGCGGCAGCGCCTTGGCGAGCATGTGACACAAAAAGGGTCATTGGTGGCAGAAGATCGGCTCCGGTTTGATTTTGCCCATCAAAAACCGATGTCCGAGGAAGAAATGCGTCAGGTCGAAATTGATGTGAACGATCGTATTCGCCTGAATGCTCCAGTTGCGGTTCATTTGACAACGCCTGAAGATGCAATCAAGGCCGGTGCCATGGCCCTGTTTGGGGAAAAATATGGCGATGAAGTGCGGGTTGTCAGTATGGGCGGCCTGGATATGGATAAAGGCGAGGACCGGGATTATTCGACGGAGTTATGTGGCGGGACACATGTGTCCCGTACCGGTGATATCGGCTTTTTAAAAATTACCGGTGAGGCCGGTCTTGCGGCAGGTGTTCGCCGGATTGAGGCTGTCGTCGGACAGGCGGCGCTGGATTATGTGAATGATCGCGAACAAATGCTGTTCAAGGCATCGGCTTCCTTAAAAACCTCTCCCGCAGAGTTATCAACTCGGATAACCGGATTACTGGATGAAAGAAAGCGTCTTGACCGTGAACTTACGGAAACAAGGAAGAAACTGGCAACCGGCGGTGGCGGTAAAACTGCCGAAATCGAAAAAATCGGTGACGTCGGTTTTATCGCTCATTTGCTTGGAGATGTCCCGCCGCGGGATCTGAAACCCATGGCTGACGAAATCAAGAAAAAGCTTGATAGCGGCGTCATTGTTCTTATTGCGGCCAATGATGGTAAGGCGTCAATTGTTATTAGTGTCACTGACGATCTGACATCGAAATTCAGTGCGGTTGACCTGGTTCGAGCTGGATCTGAGGCTTTAGGGGGTAAAGGCGGAGGTGGCCGCCCTGACATGGCGCAGGCCGGAGGTCCGAATGCAGAGAAGGGGGCTGACGCTATTGCCGCTATTCGCGCGGCTATAAGCGAGGCGGCATAA
- the htpX gene encoding zinc metalloprotease HtpX has product MNFIKTGMLIAAITALFLGVGFLIGGTTGMLVAFVIAIGMNGFAYWNSDKMVLKMHGARLVTESEAPILVRVVKDLSERAGLPMPKVYIMENAQPNAFATGRNPENAAVAATTGLLDLLTPEELAGVMAHELAHVKNRDTLTMTVTATLAGAISMLANFALFFGGNRNNSGGLIGALAIMILAPLAAMLVQMAISRTREYSADHTGSEICGNPDWLASALQKLERGVQAHENIPAEKNPASASLFIINPLHGKRADSLFSTHPATKNRVAKLKEMTLGMVRGGANTYRAPNSRYVKNTTVEKPSGRGSTPYTDQKSRESDQKPGPWG; this is encoded by the coding sequence ATGAACTTCATAAAAACAGGGATGCTGATAGCAGCAATAACAGCCCTTTTTTTAGGAGTTGGGTTTTTAATTGGCGGAACAACAGGAATGCTTGTTGCATTTGTTATCGCCATTGGCATGAACGGCTTCGCCTACTGGAACTCCGATAAAATGGTGCTCAAGATGCACGGCGCTCGTTTGGTGACGGAAAGCGAGGCGCCGATACTTGTGCGCGTTGTCAAGGATCTCTCCGAGCGTGCCGGCCTGCCGATGCCGAAAGTATATATTATGGAGAACGCCCAGCCTAATGCCTTCGCAACCGGCCGCAATCCGGAAAATGCAGCCGTTGCCGCCACGACAGGTCTTTTGGATTTACTAACCCCAGAGGAGCTTGCAGGTGTCATGGCCCATGAGCTGGCTCATGTGAAGAACCGGGACACTCTGACCATGACAGTCACGGCAACCCTTGCCGGTGCTATTAGTATGCTCGCAAATTTTGCCCTGTTTTTTGGTGGAAACAGGAACAATAGCGGTGGCCTTATCGGTGCATTGGCGATAATGATCCTTGCACCGCTGGCCGCCATGCTCGTTCAAATGGCCATTAGCCGGACACGGGAATATTCTGCCGATCACACGGGAAGTGAAATTTGCGGTAATCCTGACTGGCTTGCCAGTGCCCTGCAAAAGCTGGAGCGTGGCGTGCAGGCCCATGAAAATATACCGGCAGAAAAAAATCCGGCCTCAGCCAGTCTCTTCATTATCAATCCTCTCCATGGAAAACGGGCGGATAGCTTGTTTTCGACACATCCGGCAACCAAGAACAGGGTCGCTAAACTGAAAGAAATGACGTTAGGCATGGTTCGGGGTGGGGCTAATACATACCGGGCTCCGAATTCACGTTACGTGAAAAATACCACGGTCGAAAAGCCGTCTGGTCGAGGATCAACACCCTATACAGATCAAAAATCGAGAGAATCCGACCAAAAGCCGGGGCCGTGGGGATAA